The sequence CCCCCACTGTACCCCTTCCAAATCACATTCCCCTTCCTCTCCTAGAAGGAATCACTATGCTGAATTTGTTGTTTATTGTGCATATCTTTACACATAACATTTATAGTATTGCTTtgcaagttttatttatttatttatttttattattatttttgacacagagtttcgcttttgttgctcaggctggagtgcaatggcacaatctcggctcactgcaacctccgcctcctgggttcaagtgattctcctgactcagcctcccaattagctgggattacaggtgcgcaccatcatgcctggctaatttcgtatttttagtaaagatggggtttcaccatgttggtcaggctggtctcgaactcctgacctcaggtgatccacctgcctcggcctcccaaagtgctgggattacaggcatgagccaccacaccccgcctgctttacaagtttaaaaagtttatagGTAAGTTCTGCAATTTGCTTTATTTGCCCATAACAGTcataagattcatccatgttgttacacaTGGCTCTGGTTCATATATTCTCAGGGCTGCAATTCAGCCTGCTGTATGAAGATATCCCAACGTACTATCTATTTTGCTGATGGATATTaggtgtttcctttttaaaaaaaattatttaaggccggctgggcgtggtggctcatgcttgtaatccaagcactttgggaggccaaggcgggcggatcacgaggtcaggagatcaagagcatcctggctaacaaggtgaaaccccgtctctactaaaaatacaaaaaaaaaaaaaaaaaaaattacccaggagtggtggcgggcgcctgtagtcccagctactcgggaggctgaagcaggagaatggcgtgaacccaggaggtgagctggcagtgagccgagactgggccactgcactctagcctgggtgacagagcaagactccatctcaaaaaaaaaaattatttaaggccacgtgcagtggctcatgcctgtaatcccagcactgtgggaggctgggacaggcagGTCACTTaagctctggagtttgagacccacctgggtaACATGTTTTTTACAAAACATTCATcttgtaaaaaatacaaaaattggccagacgtgatggcacgtgcctgtagtcctagctacttgggaggctgaggtgggaggatcgtatgagcccgggaggctgaagtgagctgagattgcactatgagccaagactgagcccctgcactccagcctgggtgacagagtgagatcccatctcaaaaacaagcaaaccccAACAACTTATTTAAAAACTTCAGGCTGGCtccagtggctcattcctataatcccagtactttgggaggctgagatggaaggatcatttgaggccaggagttcaggaccagcctgggcaatataaagagaccctatctctataaaaatgaaaaaacaaaacaaagtatttcagcccccccccccttttttcataactatttacatttctatatctaaaataaattcagggaagctagaaaaaaaaaagtcccactaCTGGAAGATTCTGATTAGTCAGAATCAGAACAATGAATATTGTACGGCCTTGAACCAGAAGACAGGGTGGGAAGACAAGGAGGGCAGATTTGGTGCGTAAGTAGCAAGGCCAGGCAGCTGGACACCTCATTCTGAGTTCTGGGTTTTCCTCTAACAGGCTCATCAGGATCGGGAAGTAAGCTGCTCACTGCTTGCTTTTGGGAACATGATCCATTTTCAACTTACAGAGGGAAAGGCATAAGAGGTGGAGATAATATGCTTTAGGGTAGTCCTGAAATTATGAGAATTTGAGCAGCTAAAGAATGCAGATTGGAGCTGGAAGTGGGCATGTTTACCTCAGAATTCTAAGTACTTGCAAGGAATTCACCTTACAGAGAATTTCTCTTTTCAATATGAGCACTTACCCTGAACCTGATGACGTTTCTTgaggtttattctttttttttttttttttttttttttgagatggagtctcgctctgtcgcccaggctggagtgcagtggcgcgatctcggctcactgcaagctctgcctcccgggttcacgccattctcctgcctcagcctctccgagtagctgggactacaggcgcccgccacaacgcccggctaattttttttttgtattttttagtagagacggggtttcaccgtggtctcgatctcctgacctcgtgatccacccgcctcggcctcccaaagtgctgggattacaagcgtgagccaccgcgcccggccgaggtttATTCTTGAGTAAAGAATGAGCCAACTGATGAAAAGCTTCAAATACTACTTCACCTAATTCAAAGGTTAAAAGGACCAAAGTTATATTCAATACCAATTCTGAGTCTATGAGGCTGCACAGAAAAAATGCTTACAAGGAATTCATAAAAACCAAGAGAGAACATCATGCTTTGTGGCTTATTGTAATAAAAACCCAGATGAGATGATGACATTTTTCCTGGTAAGGAAACAGGTTTCCGAGTTTCTGGCTCTCCCTAAAACTCCATGgttttatgtgtgtattttcataCATGAGTCAGTTCCTGTGAGGTACAGGGAGTCTGTAACTAACATCTCTTAATGATTGCTTCACTTCTCTGTCATTAACAGACAGAACTTCTTGACTGCAAGACACTTGAGAAAAGTGACGAAGGTCAGGCATATTCAATCAGCAgcaaggttttttgttgttgttgttgttgttttgaggcagggtcttgctctgtcacccaggctggagtacagtggcatgatcacggctcactgcagctttgacctcccaggtccagagtagctgggacctcaggcgtgtgccacaacaACCGGCTAAAGCAACCTTCTCTAAAAATCTAACTTTAATTGGTTTCCTTCCATGACTCTAAGAATCATTGCTTCAAACTCTAACTGATCATATGCCATAATCTGATACACAAGCCCTGCAATTAGGTTAATACCCTCAAGGTAATGAGCAGTGCTAACAATTGGTACTTAATAGGACTATTTTCAAAACACTTTAATTAACGTTTAAGTGTTTTGAAAACTAATCCTGAAAGGGATTTATGTGATGTCTCACTCTGCAACATCAGGTGACCCAGAAAACCCAAGTTCCAAAGATTTCCCGAGAGAAGGGTCTAAAGCTGTCTTCACCATTGTGTACTATTAAATCTAGCCTACCATTTCCTTCCAAGTCTTgagagaaaaggcaagaaaagaaaaatgcttcttttgttcttttcttacaGGTCTTTGAGGGAACCATGTTCTTTCTTGCCTCAGGGGCACATATCcatgctgttttctctttctagaaGGCTTTCCCCTGACCCCCTCCCTTTTACCTGACCAACCCTATTCATCCTGCAGTTCCCAGTGAAAATATGGATGTCTCAGAAAATCCTCCTGCTTCCCTCACACCCATTGGGTTGGGGCTCTCTGTTGAACCTTCTCACAGGTCCTAATATTCTTCTTTGTATAGCACTCCTCACTTAAGTAATGGTTTGTTAAAGTCTTCCCCCAGCAGACTCTCACCTTTATGGGGGACAATGATCACATTCATCTTATTTACTGCTGAATTCTCAGCACCTAGAAAGGTATATAATcagtattcagtaaatgtttgctgaataattGAGAGTATCCTGTGCTATAGAAAGTTTGTGGTTCTGGAAACAGAATCagccatatatttttttaaaagtttaaaaagctcttttcctttttatatttttgtctttgttcctAGAAAGCAACTCATTTAGAAAAATCACCTTTTCCGAATATGGATTTAATGGCTTGAAACCAACATTTATTGCTCTAAAACTATCAATTATCTCTCACAATTAATGCGAGACTAAGGAAGCCCTTTCCCTTCTTTACTATATCAGGGGTTGATCTGATACAATGGGGTCTGCTGGGATTTTCTTACCGGCAACACATCAGGAATATTCAGTAGTTTACAGGACCACAATTCAACTGCGGTCTCAGCTGGTCACGAAGTCTATccatgtagatttttaaaagttaaccttctggccgggcacggtggctcacgcttgtaatcccagcactttgggaggccgagacgggtggatcacgaggtcaggagatcaagaccacggtgaaaccccgtctctactaaaaatacaaaaaaattagccgggcgtggtggtgggcgcctgtaatcccagctactcggagaggctgaggcaggagaatggcgtgaacccgggaggcggagcttgcagtgagccgagattgcgccactgaactccagcctgggcaacagagcgagactccgtctcaaaaaaaaaaaaaaaaaaattaaaaaaaaaaaaaagttaaccttCTATAATCTTTATTCTGAGACTGACATTTCTTGCAATTCTTTACTCCTTTTCATCTCCCTAACCCCCAAATCCCAGAATGAAGAAAGACAGAAGATATGAGGTGTACATGGAAAGAAATGGGACTAGAAGCTGgtctcttttcttaaaaatcacGCCCTGTTATAACACAGGGTTATACATGTATGGAGGTGAGGATCATTTCCAAGCCTCTGTGATGTGCAGGTCTATGCAACTAAGAAAAGGCTGACAGATGTTGCTGCCAGTGTGTTTTGGCCTCTGGTCATAGTTAAGAGATGTGTCCCCTAATGCCAAGTGTCCCAAAGATTGGTTGGGGAGGTGATCTTAGATATACAATACAAACTGTATATTAGAATAGCCCATCAAACCCATAATTTTGAGCGATTTAGATTTTATGTGATATACAGCTTCctttaaagaaatgaattaaaaaactttttaagctGGTTTCAAATATAGGTAAACAGCAAAAACTGTGATGTGGAGCTACTGCTCTAAGGTGCCTTGCCATGTCATACTTCTGTCTGTCTTGGCTGAGTCTTCCTCTGCCTACAATGTCTCCTTTCTGCTAGCCACTCCATACCATCAAACAGACACCTACTTGCTATTAAGCTTTTCCAAAGCAACCTTTTCCTTGCTTCTGTCATGGCCAGCAGATAGTTCTGCATTTCtttcactttatgttttttcttctctgagtCTGAATTCCTGGAGGGCAAGGATTGTATCTTGTTCAttacagtaataaaaatattaaaagttacaTTTGCTTtgcatttactgtgtgccagataaTTTGCTAGGTACTCTATATATGCAGATACTAccattacccccattttacaaaggaggaacCTGAtgcagagattaagtaacttgtccaaggtcacacagctaacaataggcagggccaggattcaaactcagctgGTCTGAAGTCAGAGCCCATGCTTTTAATCACGAAATACAATGTTTGATCTTATTAAATGTTGAATGTCTGTTGATTGCTTTAAAGAGCTTAGCTAGTTGTGACAAAGGGAACTAAATAATTCTAGTCCCTCTCTATACAAAGAGCAAAGGAAGCAATTTTTTTGCACATTGATGTGAACTGCAATAGTCTTCCCCATTTGCCATCTGCCCCTGCTCCTAACCTGCAACCGCCCTTTTTAATTATGTTACACACCAGCATGCTCTAAGCAGGCTGGGCACATGGCTGCACCACTTTGCTCTTCCATTCCCTGTGGCAACCCTGCCCCCTCCAACTCCAATGGAGCCGACATAAAAGCCACCAGTGAAGGGGCTCACTACAGTGCTACTACCTGGTAGGCCTTACTCTTCCCTTCCAaggatccatccatccatccactcactcaaCATTTATTGAAGGTCCACCATGTGCCAGACACCTGCCGTTTCTGGGGATACAGTGATAAATAAGCAGCCATGGTCCCTACCCTCCttgagcttatattctagtggcaGAGGCAGATGATGTACAAGAACAAGAATTTCAGATAGTCATATGTACTCTGAAGAGTAATAAGATACAAATGAGCAGAAGTGGGGGTTATTTTCTGGGTGGtcagtgacatttgagctgagtccTGAATGGTGTGACGGAACCTAATAATGGACCCAGGTAAGGGGAAGCTGGTGCAAGAAGGAACAACAGAAGCAAAGGATGTGACGTGGGAATCGACTTCAAAGATGAACATGAggcagggcatggtagctcatgcctataatcccagcactctgggagcctgaggtgggaggattgcttgaacccaagagtttgagaccagcctgggcaacatggggagaccccatctccattgaaaaataaaaatattagccaggcatggtggctcatgcctataagcccaacactttcagaggctgaggtgggaggatcccttgagcccaggtgataaaggctgcagtgagctatgatcacaccactgcactcaagcctgggcaacagagtcagactctgtctcaaaaaataaaaataaaaaagatgaacatGAATGCAACAAGAGCCTTTGGGAAAGGGGCCACAGGTCCACAGAATCCAGCACAGGTTGGGGGTAGGCCTTGGAAAGGCACTTTGTTTCTGGTCTTAAGCACAAAAGACACTGGTAGATTTTATGCAAGCTGGAGTAACATGGTCtgatttatatctttttaaatacaCTGTATATCAAACTACTGTATATCATAACTActtataattccaacacttgTACAGATGGCGAAACAAGATCTTGCCTAATGCCCCTAATTAGTTGACAGGAGTCAGGGTCAAGAGCCAAAAAAGCTGGATGATTATTTTCCTGACTGACCATaagcttttctgttttcattttggaGTCAGTAATGGGGACTCATAATGGGCAGTGAtcagtctaaaaaacaaaaacaaaaaccaaacaccaaacacccactcactctgccactcactgTCCAAAGTGCAGTGAGAGGGTCTGGGAAGGTTCCAAGAACTTACTGTACAAGGCATACCTAGACACTTGGTGTGTCTACATCTAGTTCTACAGGAGGACTATGGAAAGATCTGCTGGTATGAGGGGCCTCATCCACTGTGCCCTTTTTCCCCACCTCTGGAACAGTTCCCCTGCCTTTGGAAAGACCGTTGCAGCACGAACACTTAGGAATTTAAGAGCAAAGATGAAAATTCCCTTTCCCCAGATGAGATTTATAGAAGTATGACTCTGGTGTCAGGAATGTCCAAATTCCAAATGCTGGACTCTCATGAGGCTTTGCCTTCTAAAGAAAATGTGTTGCAGTACAAATAAGAAAAGGGACAAAGGCAAGAGGAATTTACCCTGATTTTCAAGCCCCAGGAAGTTAAACAcccctttccatttatttcaggaAAGACCTACCCCTAGGTGGAATTTTTTCCCTCGTCAGAACTCATGACCGTAGTATAGTCAAATTTCTCTCCCAAgtactttatgatttttttagcAAGGAGGGGGAATCATAAACTCCACCCAAATGAAATCATGGTCTTCTGTGCTCATTATGTGCAATGTCCTTCTTTTTGCCATAGGAAGCCTCTCTAGTTCATACaactgaaatactctttctttgCCTATTTGctgcttccaccttttgactTCCATCACTTCTGGATGGGTGCCCTTTTCACACTGGGGCTGGGTCAGTGTCCCGGCTATGTGCACTCCTAGCACCTCTAGCATACCCCTGTCATAATGTTCATCCTACTCTATCATAATTTTGCGTGACTTACCTTTCTTTTTCCACCGTGTGTGTTGCAGGGAGTAGGAGGTGGGGAGAGCAGGGAGAGATTTGGGACTGTCTTGTACATTACATGCCTAGGCTGGCGCATAGTTGGAACATGACAAATATGTATTAGAAGAATAAATTTACACACACAGAATGGTCATTGATAACGTATATTCTCATCCTGAGATACACATGATGGTATCTGGACAAGCTTCCCAACTGATGATCCCAGAGCATTGAAGGGTTAAATACTAATTAGCCCTGACTAGGATGCTTTCAAGAGCAGTGTGTGTCAGGATAAAGAACTGGAGACTCAGTGTTACTTGGGGAGGAATCCTCATCAGTTTCATCCAGAACAGCGTAAGAGACACAGTTACGATGTAACCCTCACTCTTAAGTTTTCTTAAGTCTGGTTAGGGTTTGTCCACTGGACTGAAATACCTTATAATATTTCCATGAAGTTTAGAACCAAACATAGAAGAATGGGGTTCTGATACTTTTTTCCTGAAAAACAAAATCCTTTTGGGGAATAAGGTCCACTATACTCAATGATCATGGGTTAAAATCAATCTAGAAAACTGTGACTTAAAACTGTCATTTGGAAAACCTCTACGGAATTGAAATGCTCTTGATAATGTCAGAGCAACCAGACATTCTTGCCTTGTATAGCAGAGTAGGGAATGTCTGTCCCATTTGTAAGGAATAGCAGATATAATACgaaataaatgaacatttattttgggCTCTGGGTGGACAaagctgggtttgaatcttgactTTACCCCATTGGGCAAATTATTAACCTGCCTGAGACTTGGTTTCTTAGAATGTACAATGGGGTAATAGCAGAACCCCTTTCAGAGTCGTAAGGATTATTCATGAAATAATCCATGTACATCACTTAGCACTGAGAGTTAACAAAGGCAAATGTTACCTGAATAGGAGGAAACAGAGGAAGAATGAGGCCTCTTTTATCTATGCTAAGCTTTGTCTGAATAGGAGAGAAATGTGTGGCCTGTTGGTGAATTTATTGCTTTGTGGTAGTAATGGATTTTCCTAAAGCTGTTTCCCTCTGATCATTAATAATCGCTGTACAGCAAAGGGCTATTGTTCTTTGGTATGAGTAAATAACCCTGTTGGAAGCACCGCTTATCTTCAGACCACAGCGCATACTTCTTACTGGAAATATAATGCAGGTGCCAACACCAAAGGCATGACCAGGCTTCCcttcctatttttcttcctttatctcttACTCCTTGTTTATCCCTCAGTGCACTTTTCTCTTAGATCTGTTATACTCCCTCCTTTTTGGTGTACACCCATATTCTTACCACAATCAAATAACCTTTAAGTGAAATTGTTCTCCATACATTTCTGGTCCCATATCCTCCCCTCTAtcaatcaaacacacacacacacgcgcacacacacacacacacacacaaaaccacagACTTATTTCCTGTTTCAGATTCAGTTTTTGGTTACTAGAATCCAAAAAGGGAAGTGTAATGCCACACACGCCACACACTGTTTTGCAAATTTCAGGATATGCTTGTGTGGTATACTTAATCATACCACAGCTATTTTATGAAACAGCATCTTTTTACACAGAAAATGACAAGAATACGGTCTGTCAGCAAtagggggcagggaggagagggtggatggtatttttattttacctaagGGAAAATAATTTAGTTTAGGCCCTGTAATATGGGAAATTTTTAGAACACAGggccaaaacaaaatattaatgtcTGAAAGACTTCTAAAACGTCTATCCCAAACAAGATCACAGGAGGCAAGCACACCCATTCTAAACATATCACACCAGCACCGGAGCGCACACAAGATTATATTTGTACAGGGGAACTCCAATCAGGCTACTGTAACCAAGATAACAACCAACGGATATACAGCGATTTTTTCCATCAGGGATAGAAGTTCTAAATGAAAAGTTATGGGCCCCTCAATTCAAAAGAAATGGAAGTATGTTTCCTTATTAGCATATTTTAACAGGCAAAGAAAAGGTACCGGTCAGTCAGAGGTGGTGAAAAGCAGTTACCAGTTACTAGTAGCAGAAGGCAGTGGAAGAGATGTAGGGGAGGGGCTGGAATTGAAGGCCAATGCTAAAGatcaaccattcattcattcattcattcataactCCCCAGCCAGGATCTTTCACCCTTCATATCAAGTCGAGAAGTCTGAGAACACAAGACACTGACTTAAGTTCTTGCTTTGtgatagttttctgaggaactggaTTAGGAAACTGACCAAAGAGCTTTGCATGCCACACTAGATACAGTTGGGGCTTTCTAGCACCTGACCCTTGATGCAACTCTCTGATAAATAACCACATTCTGTGCAGGGGTCCAGGCCTTCAGGACAGCTTCCTCCACCATCAACTAACTACTGAATGCGCAACTTTCCCATCTGCAGAGGCACCAGAGCTCCTCAGTAGGCTAACTCCCTTGAGTTTCACATGCAGAGAATGACTAGCCTATATAGTATCCTCGAGTTCCTCCAGTCCAATGCTGACCAAGATAACTTTCTGTGAAGGAAATGTTCTATCTGCTCTGTCCAATAGGACACACACCTGTCACAGGTAGCTACTGGCACTTGAAACATAATGTGTTGGAGGacctgaatttttatttaaatagtcaCATATGGTCAGTGGCTACACAGGGATAGCACAGCCCTAGACCAAGAATTGCAAATCAAATGCCTACAGGGGTCAGCAGGTAGCAGGAGAGGAGAGGCCTTTTTGGCAAACCCTGAGCATGAGCCATATAGGACAGGAGGCAGCTCTTCAGCTCTGGCTGACAGTTGCTGTGTAGGAACCTCTAGGAACTTCAGGCTGGTGTTGTCAGATTGTCGGATTTTTCAAATGAAGCCCAAAGTCTGGATTTTGAtgtccaatttttaaatgttggcaagtaaatttaaaaaagaatttaaatcactGTGTGGGCTGAACAATATGTTTGCAGGCAATATCTGTCTTGTCAGTATGCAACTTCAAATCTAGGCCAACCCTTCAGCTCAGAGAGAAGAGCTTTATCCATGGCCACTCTGCTGGTCAGTGGCAGATCCAGGATCGAAAGCCAGGCCTTCTTATTCGTCTTCTGATACCCTTTACACTATAGTGTGGAACTGACCGTAATTGTGGTGGGGTTGGCAGCAGTGGCAGGGACAAAAGCCCCTTTTTGTGAGAAGCTATTGGATTGTATGGCTGATACCTTATGAACACAGTGTTCCTGCCCAGCTACAACCACCATATGGATAAGGCTCTGTACCAGGAGCCAGGAAGACACAAAGAAGAAACAGTCCCTGGGGGAGACAGCCATATAAATAGACAATTTATCCAAAAAGTCAGGTTTTCTATAACGGACACAAATTACCTGAGCACAAGTCCAAAAGCACTGACagctgggagagggagggaggaaagagattaGAGCCAGGACTTAGCTTCTACTTGCTGTTGGTAGAAGCTGGCAAGTGGGTGGATGAGACTCACTGATTACGGAGATGGGTCCCATTATCCCAGGATATTAAGGGGCCTCCTCCTTTGATCTCTGAGGTCTTGTCTGTGTCGTCTCCTTTGCTGACTTCTCCTTCTCTGGGTACTCTCTAAATGGTAAGAACCCAAGGGATTTAGGGGTCTTCCTCTTTTATTTACACCCTCTTCTTAGGTAATCTGGGagctcctccctgccttcctcattTATTATCTCCAACTATGATTTTTCTCCGacttatatatttaacttcttgaCAACTTCATTTGACTTGTTAATAGACTTATCAAACTTAATATGTTCAAAAGAGAACTTTCGATATTCCTTTCTAAACTGTTTTCCCGTAGGGAGTTAACCTTGGTTCCTCCCTCTCCTACACACTTCACATCCAATTCCCCAGCAAGTCCTGCAAGCACTACCTCCCAAATATATGCTGAATGGAATTCTCTCCATTTCCACTGTGACTGagggccttttcttttttctttttgagacggagtctcactctgttgcccaggctggagtgaagtggcgcgatcttggctcactgcaacctccgcctcccgggttcaagcgattctcctgagtagcagagattacaggcgcgtgccacaacgcccagctaatttttgtatttttagtagagatggggtttcaccatgttggccaggatgatctcgatctcctgacctcgtgatccgcccgcctaggcctcccaaagtactgggtttataggcgtgagccaccgcgcccgggccgGCCCTTTCAACACTATCTTTACCTCTCCTTTGTCTTACAGTGCAACAGTCTCCTAACAGGTCTAACTACTTCCACCCTTCTCTATCCAGCAGTCAGAgcggatttttaaaaatgtaaatcaggtCAGGTCACTTCCCTTCTTAAAACCCTTCAGGTACACATTAGCCAAACCCCTGCCTTGGGCTAAAAGGCGCTGCTACAGTCATGCCACTTCCCCAACTACATCACAGAGCACTCCGGCCCTGGCTCTGTCTGCTTCAGCCACATGGCCTTCTGGCTGTTTCCAACCTAAAAGTCCTTCTCATTGGCTCTTCTCTCTACCCAGAAAACCCATTGTCTCGGATCCCCGCAAAACCGTGGCCTCCTTTGAACGGCCTTACCCGACTTCGAGGGGCCCTCCCCCCATCTTCTGTCACCTCATCCGGTCTTGGGGGGGGCATTTCTCACTTGCTGATAccttctttattcatttacttaactCTTTCCTGCACACGAATGAAAGGTAACGGAGCAACACCCTACTCTCAGGTTTGAAGAGCAAGGGAATTACGAAGCTGGCTCTCACGGTCCTAGGGAGTCTCCGTTCCTGTACGGGACCTGGTTTGGGTCAACTTTCCCCAGCCAGACATCTCTCGCCCCCGGAGCGGCCCCTACCATCCCCCATTTACATTCGGGGGTCCAAAAGATTCACAGCCTTCGAGGGGGCCCCACGCCAGCACCTGAGCGTCCCCACACCAGGCCTCCCCTCTTGGACGCGCGAGCCACTTCCGTGAGGCAGGTCCCCGAGGCCGGCGGCGATGACACTGAGCCGCCCCCGCGAAGCTGGGGTCACACAGGCCCGTCTCCCGGCAACGCCGCAGCCCAACCTCCAACCCATCCCTGCCCGTGGGGAGCCAACCCCTTCCCCGCGAGTCTCCCGCGCCTGGAGTCGGCGCCTCCATCCCCTACACTCACTCTGCGTCAGTCCTGCCTTCCCCCACCCACAGA comes from Symphalangus syndactylus isolate Jambi chromosome 11, NHGRI_mSymSyn1-v2.1_pri, whole genome shotgun sequence and encodes:
- the LYRM1 gene encoding LYR motif-containing protein 1 isoform X8 yields the protein MEAPTPGAGDSRGRGWLPTGRDGLEVGLRRCRETGLCDPSFAGAAQCHRRRPRGPASRKWLARPRGEAWCGDAQRVPREGEVSKGDDTDKTSEIKGGGPLISWDNGTHLRNQ